One Tepidanaerobacter syntrophicus DNA segment encodes these proteins:
- a CDS encoding DEAD/DEAH box helicase produces MNLEQVIDFLKNDERFLANVTHWEVIPEKAGQYEDFPDYLNPKLVSALKQKGIYRLYSHQRSALEETLANHNIVVVTPTASGKSLCYNLPVLNSLLCDKNARAIYLFPTKALSQDQVSELMNIVDIMGEDIKTFTYDGDTPADARVSIRKDGHIVVTNPDMLHTGILPHHTKWMKLFSNLKYVVIDEIHMYRGIFGSHTANVLRRLKRICNFYGSDPIFICCSATIANPRELAEKLTEKPMVLIDENGAPVGKKHIIFYNPPVVNRQLGIRRSSVLESEKISLNFIKNKIQTIIFLRSRLMVEVLLTYLREEMKKFPGGSNLVRGYRGGYLPRERREIEKGLRDGKILGVVSTNALELGIDIGNLDVSIITGYPGSVASTWQQAGRAGRRNDASVSILVASSSPLDQFIINHPEYFFESSPEHGLINPDNLYILVSHIKCAAFELPFVDGETFGGENINEILAFLENERILRHVGGRWHWMAESFPAEEVSLRSASAENFVIIDITEGAKVIGEIDRSSAPMLIHEEAIYMHAGQQYQVEKLDFEEKKAYVRKVNVDYYTDANLAVEIKVLDLFREESEGNSKKYTGEVMVTSLATLFKKIKLFTHENLGFGSIHLPPEEMHTTAYWFSIPEGIAGLSKEELQSGLLGLCSVMVNIAPLYLMCDPKDIRGVVQIRSPFTQQPTIYIYDNFPGGVGFSEKLYGMQEQLLKAARQVIMECDCEDGCPSCVGPYEEVGSGSKEFALRIIKGVLSD; encoded by the coding sequence ATGAACTTAGAGCAGGTAATTGATTTTTTAAAAAATGATGAACGGTTTTTGGCTAATGTGACACATTGGGAAGTTATTCCGGAAAAAGCGGGACAATATGAAGATTTCCCTGATTACTTAAATCCAAAACTTGTATCTGCATTAAAACAAAAAGGCATATATCGTCTTTATTCCCATCAGCGCAGTGCATTAGAGGAAACTTTGGCAAATCATAATATAGTAGTAGTTACGCCTACTGCCTCAGGTAAATCTCTTTGCTACAACCTTCCTGTGTTAAACAGCTTGCTTTGCGATAAAAATGCTCGAGCCATATATCTTTTTCCAACAAAAGCCCTTTCCCAAGATCAGGTTTCAGAACTTATGAATATTGTGGATATTATGGGAGAAGATATTAAAACTTTTACATATGATGGAGATACTCCTGCAGATGCCAGGGTTTCAATAAGAAAAGACGGCCATATCGTTGTTACGAATCCGGATATGCTTCACACAGGCATTTTGCCCCATCATACAAAATGGATGAAACTTTTTTCTAATTTGAAATATGTTGTAATCGACGAAATTCACATGTATAGAGGAATTTTCGGCAGTCATACCGCAAACGTCCTTAGAAGACTTAAACGAATATGTAATTTTTACGGTTCAGACCCGATTTTTATATGCTGCTCGGCTACAATAGCAAATCCTCGCGAACTTGCGGAAAAATTAACTGAAAAGCCAATGGTCTTAATTGATGAAAACGGGGCTCCTGTAGGCAAAAAACACATCATTTTTTACAACCCCCCAGTAGTAAACCGCCAACTTGGGATTCGACGAAGCAGCGTATTGGAATCTGAGAAGATATCGTTAAATTTTATAAAAAATAAGATACAAACTATTATTTTCTTGCGAAGCCGCTTGATGGTAGAAGTCTTGCTTACATATTTGCGGGAAGAAATGAAAAAATTTCCCGGCGGCTCAAACCTAGTAAGAGGTTATAGAGGCGGATATCTGCCAAGAGAGCGGCGAGAAATCGAAAAAGGACTGCGAGACGGAAAAATACTCGGAGTTGTCAGCACAAATGCTTTAGAGCTTGGTATTGATATAGGCAACCTTGATGTAAGCATTATAACTGGATACCCGGGTTCAGTAGCAAGTACATGGCAGCAGGCAGGACGCGCCGGAAGAAGAAACGATGCATCAGTATCGATTTTGGTGGCATCAAGCAGCCCACTGGACCAATTTATCATAAATCACCCTGAGTATTTCTTTGAATCATCTCCTGAACACGGCCTTATTAACCCGGATAACTTATATATTCTAGTCAGCCACATAAAATGCGCTGCATTTGAATTGCCCTTTGTTGATGGCGAGACATTCGGAGGAGAAAATATAAATGAGATCCTTGCCTTTTTAGAAAACGAGAGGATTTTGCGCCATGTGGGCGGACGTTGGCACTGGATGGCTGAATCATTTCCTGCTGAAGAAGTCAGCTTAAGAAGTGCTTCGGCGGAAAATTTTGTGATTATAGATATAACAGAAGGCGCCAAGGTTATAGGAGAAATCGACAGGAGCAGCGCTCCGATGCTGATTCATGAAGAGGCAATATATATGCATGCCGGGCAGCAATATCAAGTTGAAAAATTAGACTTTGAAGAGAAAAAAGCATATGTGAGAAAAGTTAATGTAGATTATTATACAGATGCAAATCTTGCCGTAGAAATAAAGGTTCTTGATTTATTCAGAGAAGAAAGCGAAGGCAATAGTAAAAAATATACAGGCGAAGTAATGGTGACAAGCCTGGCAACCTTATTTAAAAAGATAAAACTTTTCACCCATGAAAATTTAGGATTTGGCTCAATACATTTGCCGCCTGAAGAAATGCACACCACCGCATACTGGTTTTCTATTCCCGAAGGAATTGCAGGGCTTTCAAAAGAAGAATTGCAATCAGGTCTTTTAGGCCTTTGCAGTGTAATGGTAAACATAGCTCCGCTCTATCTTATGTGTGATCCCAAAGACATTCGAGGAGTGGTTCAAATAAGATCCCCGTTTACGCAGCAGCCCACTATTTATATCTACGACAACTTTCCGGGCGGTGTTGGATTTTCAGAAAAACTTTACGGCATGCAAGAACAGCTGCTAAAAGCGGCTAGGCAAGTGATAATGGAATGTGATTGCGAAGATGGGTGTCCTTCATGCGTAGGCCCCTATGAGGAAGTGGGCTCAGGCAGCAAGGAATTTGCACTAAGAATCATAAAAGGGGTGCTTTCAGATTGA
- a CDS encoding SpoIIE family protein phosphatase produces MKVRTEIYWESLNKYGEELCGDKVETVQNPNETIMVMADGLGSGVKANILSTLTSKIAVTMLKQGLSIEETIKTIMATLPICKVRKIAYSTFTIIRVDSAGNCYIAEYGNPPVMLLRGGKVLKLYGDEREIEGKQVTEYRFKTQIGDVLITLSDGVVHAGVGGILNLGWQWKNIAEYIEKIAQVEHTLGSLVKLLSAVTTNLYMEKPGDDATIAALKIIKPEFATVFTGPPQNPDDDEKVIERLMKSEGKKIVCGGTAAQITARILGREIITSTEFVDANIPPTAKIEGIDLVTEGVLTLAHTRELLLRYMDPAVQYKQLRELERKDGASRLAKLLLSATDITFLIGKAINPAHQNPDFPKELSIKLNIVKEIGETLEKIGKNIEMIYY; encoded by the coding sequence ATGAAGGTAAGAACTGAGATTTACTGGGAAAGCTTAAATAAATACGGGGAAGAACTCTGTGGAGATAAAGTCGAAACTGTGCAAAATCCTAATGAGACTATAATGGTAATGGCCGATGGTTTGGGAAGCGGCGTAAAGGCGAATATTCTTTCTACATTGACAAGCAAGATAGCAGTAACGATGCTAAAGCAGGGTCTTAGCATTGAAGAAACTATAAAAACTATAATGGCAACACTGCCGATATGCAAGGTTCGCAAAATAGCGTATTCTACATTTACTATAATCAGGGTAGACTCAGCAGGAAACTGCTATATTGCAGAATATGGAAATCCTCCTGTTATGCTTCTTCGCGGCGGTAAAGTTTTAAAGCTTTATGGCGACGAGAGAGAAATCGAAGGGAAGCAAGTAACAGAGTATCGCTTCAAAACCCAGATAGGAGATGTGCTTATAACCTTAAGCGACGGTGTTGTCCATGCAGGGGTAGGCGGCATTTTAAATCTTGGTTGGCAGTGGAAAAATATAGCGGAATACATCGAAAAGATTGCTCAGGTTGAGCATACCCTTGGAAGCTTAGTTAAACTTCTGTCGGCGGTTACGACGAACTTATACATGGAAAAACCCGGAGACGATGCTACAATTGCTGCATTAAAGATTATAAAGCCGGAGTTCGCAACGGTATTTACCGGCCCGCCTCAAAACCCTGATGACGATGAAAAAGTCATTGAGCGCTTGATGAAATCAGAAGGCAAAAAAATAGTATGTGGCGGAACTGCAGCTCAAATTACTGCTCGCATCCTTGGAAGAGAAATAATAACTTCCACCGAATTTGTAGACGCAAATATACCGCCTACTGCTAAAATAGAAGGCATAGACCTTGTGACAGAAGGCGTTTTAACTCTAGCTCATACAAGAGAGCTTCTTTTAAGATATATGGATCCTGCAGTTCAATATAAACAACTTAGAGAGCTTGAAAGAAAAGATGGTGCTTCAAGACTTGCAAAATTGCTTTTGTCTGCTACTGACATTACTTTCCTTATAGGAAAAGCAATAAACCCCGCCCATCAAAATCCAGATTTTCCAAAAGAACTGTCCATAAAACTGAATATAGTAAAGGAAATAGGCGAGACCCTAGAAAAAATAGGTAAAAATATAGAAATGATTTACTACTAA
- a CDS encoding [Fe-Fe] hydrogenase large subunit C-terminal domain-containing protein, with product MEVINFSRANCKNCYKCVRACPVKAIRMKNDQAEIVEERCITCGTCLITCPQNAKTIKSDVERVKHLLSEDKDMAVSLAPSFAGIFSFQHYSQIVSALKKLGFSAVYQTSTGARLIAKDYLKYYNDKTRPNLITTACPAINYLVQKYYPDLTSCLVPVASPMEAHGRYLKKVKGHKEVAFIGPCLAKKSEIHDIENYGIDAALTFEELMKWWEEEGIDPALEPIDEQKNGFCDDANFYPVPGGSYKTIEPFIKDEWREFIEVSGKENCMTMLNEIKKGEFKRTWIEMNACAGGCVNGPAVGDVDKGVFKRIKNVKIFARSSRSLSGEVIDINCDMLPIDFTKHYPPMPIKIKKPSEEEIKRILEATGKYRPEHELNCGVCGYNSCREKAEAVYNGMAEIHMCMPYMRNRAESLSNLIIESTPNAIIVTDSEINVQVFNNGAETMFRVNSADAIHKPLGLLFDDDDFRYVSKTKQNLINKKVNLPQYGIITRQDIYYEREHSLVIGIITDITSQEQMREKSKELRRETVETAQQVIEKQMRVAQEIASVLGETTAETKVLLNKIQRLLIDETSGE from the coding sequence ATGGAAGTTATTAATTTTTCAAGGGCCAACTGTAAAAACTGCTATAAATGTGTAAGAGCATGCCCGGTAAAGGCTATACGTATGAAAAATGATCAGGCAGAGATAGTTGAAGAAAGATGTATTACCTGCGGGACGTGTCTTATAACGTGTCCGCAAAATGCTAAAACAATAAAAAGTGATGTGGAGCGGGTAAAGCACCTTTTAAGCGAAGATAAAGATATGGCGGTAAGCTTAGCACCTTCTTTTGCAGGGATTTTTTCATTCCAACATTATAGCCAGATAGTTTCCGCCTTAAAAAAGCTTGGCTTTTCAGCAGTATACCAAACATCTACCGGCGCCAGACTTATTGCAAAAGACTATTTGAAATACTATAATGACAAAACAAGACCAAATCTTATAACAACAGCATGCCCTGCTATTAACTATTTAGTGCAAAAATATTATCCCGATCTTACATCTTGCCTAGTTCCGGTAGCCTCTCCCATGGAAGCCCACGGCAGATATCTAAAAAAAGTAAAGGGTCATAAAGAAGTGGCATTTATCGGGCCGTGCCTTGCAAAAAAATCAGAGATTCATGATATCGAAAACTATGGAATAGATGCGGCGCTGACCTTTGAAGAGCTTATGAAGTGGTGGGAAGAAGAAGGTATTGATCCTGCCTTAGAGCCTATAGACGAGCAAAAGAATGGTTTTTGTGATGATGCAAATTTTTATCCTGTGCCCGGAGGCAGCTATAAGACTATAGAACCGTTTATAAAAGATGAGTGGCGAGAATTTATAGAAGTAAGCGGTAAAGAAAATTGCATGACTATGCTTAATGAAATAAAAAAAGGCGAGTTTAAAAGAACCTGGATAGAAATGAACGCATGTGCCGGCGGATGCGTAAATGGTCCTGCGGTAGGCGATGTTGACAAGGGTGTCTTTAAAAGAATTAAAAACGTAAAAATATTTGCACGCAGCAGCCGAAGCTTATCAGGAGAGGTAATTGATATAAATTGCGATATGTTACCTATTGATTTTACAAAACACTATCCGCCGATGCCGATAAAAATTAAAAAACCAAGCGAAGAGGAAATAAAACGCATATTGGAGGCTACGGGAAAATATAGACCCGAACATGAATTAAATTGCGGTGTTTGCGGATATAATTCCTGCAGAGAAAAAGCCGAAGCTGTCTATAACGGAATGGCTGAAATTCATATGTGCATGCCTTACATGAGAAATAGGGCAGAATCGCTATCTAATCTTATTATAGAATCTACGCCAAATGCAATTATAGTAACAGATAGCGAAATAAATGTTCAAGTATTTAACAACGGTGCCGAAACCATGTTTCGCGTAAACAGCGCCGATGCAATCCACAAACCTTTAGGCTTGCTTTTTGATGATGATGATTTTAGGTATGTAAGCAAAACAAAGCAAAACTTGATAAATAAGAAAGTGAATCTACCGCAGTATGGCATAATAACACGGCAGGATATATACTATGAAAGAGAACATTCTCTTGTGATAGGCATAATAACTGATATAACATCTCAAGAACAAATGCGGGAAAAAAGCAAAGAGCTTAGACGAGAGACAGTGGAAACAGCTCAGCAGGTTATAGAAAAGCAGATGCGAGTAGCGCAGGAGATTGCCAGCGTCTTAGGCGAAACAACAGCAGAAACAAAGGTTTTGCTAAATAAAATACAGCGGCTTTTAATAGACGAAACTTCAGGTGAATAA
- a CDS encoding (2Fe-2S) ferredoxin domain-containing protein, which translates to MRVISVCVGSSCHLKGSYDIIRIFKELLNKYNLENEWELKAEFCCNNCRNPVSVKIDGSNPYSVSPDDAEAFFREKILEAK; encoded by the coding sequence ATGCGGGTTATAAGTGTTTGTGTAGGCAGTTCCTGCCATCTAAAAGGCTCGTATGATATTATCAGAATTTTTAAAGAGCTATTGAATAAATACAATCTTGAAAATGAGTGGGAGCTTAAAGCAGAATTTTGCTGTAATAATTGCCGCAATCCTGTTTCAGTCAAAATCGACGGAAGCAATCCTTATTCTGTTTCACCGGATGACGCCGAGGCTTTTTTCAGGGAGAAGATATTGGAGGCAAAATAG
- a CDS encoding D-alanyl-D-alanine carboxypeptidase family protein: MKSAKIAAVILILFSFFANTAVATASEIQSPPEIAGEAGIVMDVETGRVLYEKNAHLKLEPASTTKIMTAILALEKGDLSDIVTTGKNPTLVDGTRIYLEEGEMLTLEQMLYAMMLNSANDAAVAIAEHMAGSVESFAAMMNEKAREIGAKDTNFVNPDGLPAAGHLTTAYDLALISRYALLNLPEFRKIVATKTAVIPWQGQEWDRQLINLNKLLWNYEGADGIKTGYTSTAGSTIVASATRNGRQLIAVILKSNGTTSKDCSALLDYGFNNFERKSLLKSNSVIAEKSVTYGSPVKLVTEKEFVTIVPKNDLPITKKAYIADNIDAPVKKGDILGHVIFYQGCTVLGSVNLVAANTVKRKVYTYWWFWVISPLFAAYAPYRISIGVKRYRRSRLRKAQAISPAKRYK; encoded by the coding sequence ATGAAGTCTGCAAAAATCGCAGCAGTTATACTTATCCTATTTTCTTTTTTCGCAAATACAGCAGTCGCAACCGCATCAGAAATTCAATCTCCTCCCGAAATAGCAGGTGAAGCCGGGATAGTCATGGATGTGGAAACCGGCAGGGTATTATACGAAAAAAATGCTCATCTCAAACTTGAACCTGCAAGCACTACCAAAATAATGACGGCTATTTTAGCTCTTGAAAAGGGTGATCTTTCAGATATAGTCACAACAGGGAAAAATCCCACGCTGGTAGATGGAACTAGAATATATTTGGAAGAAGGAGAGATGCTTACCCTAGAGCAGATGCTTTATGCTATGATGCTCAATTCGGCAAATGATGCAGCTGTTGCAATAGCAGAACATATGGCGGGAAGCGTTGAAAGTTTCGCTGCGATGATGAACGAAAAAGCTAGAGAAATAGGCGCAAAGGATACAAATTTTGTAAATCCAGATGGTCTGCCTGCTGCAGGTCATTTGACAACCGCTTATGATTTGGCGCTTATTTCCCGGTATGCGCTTTTAAATTTGCCGGAATTTAGAAAAATCGTTGCAACAAAAACTGCTGTAATACCATGGCAGGGCCAAGAATGGGACAGACAGCTGATAAATTTAAATAAATTATTGTGGAACTATGAAGGAGCTGATGGAATTAAAACAGGATACACCAGCACCGCCGGCTCTACCATAGTTGCTTCTGCTACTAGAAATGGCAGACAATTGATTGCCGTAATACTAAAGTCTAACGGCACTACGTCAAAGGACTGTTCTGCTTTGCTAGATTACGGATTTAATAACTTTGAAAGAAAAAGCCTTCTAAAATCAAATTCCGTAATTGCAGAAAAAAGCGTGACTTATGGTAGTCCTGTAAAACTTGTCACCGAGAAAGAATTTGTAACTATAGTCCCAAAAAACGACCTTCCTATTACTAAAAAAGCATATATAGCTGATAATATAGATGCTCCGGTTAAAAAAGGCGATATATTGGGCCATGTAATATTTTATCAGGGATGCACTGTGCTGGGCAGCGTCAATCTTGTAGCTGCAAATACTGTTAAAAGAAAGGTATATACATATTGGTGGTTTTGGGTAATTTCGCCGCTTTTTGCAGCCTATGCACCTTATAGAATATCTATAGGTGTAAAACGTTACAGGAGAAGCAGGCTTAGGAAAGCTCAGGCTATTTCGCCGGCAAAAAGATACAAATGA
- a CDS encoding ubiquitin-like domain-containing protein has protein sequence MFSPKARWAIASGIAVIAIAGAITVHAILEKEVVIYDKEKTVEVSTFAKTVKDLLADEKIVLESEDVVTPSIDTKLEDNMKIIIKRAFPVTIVVDGKEVTVKTQPDTVENILSKGGIVLNEKDKIEPALSYSVAKNEKIIITRVEEKVTKTIKPIPFTTVSRKDSNLPAGQKKVIQQGEEGSEEIKTTEILENGKVVSTSTESKVIKSPKPQIVLVGTVQIASRAGVDFAYTEKRRMTASAYTYTGHRTATGTTPRAGVVAVDPNVIPLGTRLYVEGYGFARAEDTGGAIKGNEIDLFFNTTQECRYFGRRQVTIYVLK, from the coding sequence GTGTTTTCACCAAAAGCACGATGGGCCATTGCTTCCGGTATAGCAGTGATTGCGATTGCCGGAGCGATTACGGTTCATGCAATTTTGGAAAAAGAGGTGGTCATTTACGACAAAGAAAAGACTGTTGAGGTGTCCACTTTTGCCAAAACCGTGAAAGACCTGCTGGCTGATGAAAAAATTGTTTTAGAATCTGAAGATGTTGTTACACCAAGCATTGACACAAAACTTGAAGACAATATGAAAATAATTATAAAAAGAGCGTTTCCTGTAACGATTGTTGTAGATGGAAAAGAGGTGACAGTTAAAACACAACCAGACACAGTAGAAAATATCTTATCTAAAGGTGGTATTGTTTTAAACGAAAAAGACAAAATCGAGCCCGCACTTTCTTATAGTGTGGCCAAAAACGAAAAAATAATCATTACGCGGGTGGAAGAAAAAGTTACAAAAACAATCAAGCCTATACCATTTACTACTGTCTCAAGAAAGGACTCAAATTTACCTGCCGGTCAAAAGAAAGTTATACAGCAAGGAGAAGAAGGCAGTGAAGAAATAAAAACCACAGAAATTCTAGAAAATGGAAAGGTAGTTTCTACTTCGACAGAATCAAAAGTTATAAAATCTCCAAAACCTCAAATTGTCCTTGTCGGGACGGTACAAATAGCGTCTCGGGCAGGTGTTGATTTTGCTTACACAGAAAAACGCCGCATGACGGCCTCTGCTTATACATACACAGGACATCGAACAGCAACAGGAACTACGCCGCGGGCCGGGGTTGTGGCAGTCGATCCAAATGTTATTCCGCTGGGAACCAGGCTTTATGTAGAAGGCTATGGCTTCGCAAGGGCTGAAGATACCGGCGGGGCAATAAAAGGCAATGAAATTGATTTGTTTTTTAATACAACACAAGAATGCAGATATTTTGGCAGGCGTCAAGTAACGATATATGTTTTAAAATAA
- a CDS encoding MATE family efflux transporter, which produces MKALNNGNSNSNSLQNTIFRLALPAILENILNTAVWMFDTAMIGRLSAEALSAVGFGSQLAFTLVNIVSAMGIGTSAIVARYIGANEPEKANKVISQSFIVSLIISVFLLGANLFLARPFFISTIEDQQVIKLGIQYVKIVSFGIVFLIPTMVLNAALRGAGNTKLPMFSALVANLLNVVGDYVLIFGYYGFPRMEVKGAAIATTLSQMVGFIITFVYLIAGQDIVRLNLKDSIKIDMDVIKQLYKLSMPSCLEEFSHSGSRLLSSIWITRLGTVAFAAHQVAVSAESMSFMPGYGFAVAASTLAGQNLGARQPEEAERSAIASLKLALILMSGVGLVFLIFSHQLMSLFTSIDEVKNLAAACIRVAAFEQPTLAVSMVLGGALRGAGDTPGTFKVGLIGTWLVRLPLIFAVVFIFKKTVIYVWVATVIQFVVEAGLMYLRFRKGHWKKIAI; this is translated from the coding sequence ATGAAAGCACTTAACAACGGAAATTCTAACAGCAATTCACTTCAAAACACCATATTTAGACTAGCGCTGCCGGCGATTTTAGAAAATATACTAAACACAGCTGTTTGGATGTTTGACACTGCCATGATAGGCAGATTAAGCGCTGAGGCCTTAAGCGCCGTAGGTTTTGGTTCTCAGCTGGCGTTTACGCTGGTCAATATAGTAAGCGCAATGGGTATAGGAACTTCTGCCATTGTAGCTCGATACATAGGTGCAAATGAGCCTGAAAAAGCTAACAAGGTTATATCCCAGTCATTTATAGTCTCGTTAATTATAAGCGTCTTTTTGCTTGGAGCCAATCTGTTTCTGGCAAGACCCTTTTTTATATCTACAATAGAAGATCAACAGGTAATCAAACTCGGGATTCAATATGTAAAGATCGTATCATTTGGAATTGTATTTTTAATACCAACAATGGTGCTTAATGCAGCATTAAGAGGAGCCGGCAATACAAAGCTTCCCATGTTTTCGGCCCTTGTTGCAAATTTACTCAATGTAGTTGGTGATTATGTCCTTATATTCGGCTATTATGGTTTCCCGAGAATGGAGGTAAAAGGCGCTGCAATTGCCACAACCCTTTCCCAAATGGTAGGTTTTATAATAACCTTTGTGTATCTGATAGCAGGACAAGATATAGTAAGACTGAATCTTAAAGACTCAATAAAAATAGACATGGATGTAATAAAGCAGCTTTACAAATTAAGCATGCCATCGTGCTTAGAGGAATTTTCCCACAGCGGTAGTCGGCTTTTATCATCGATTTGGATAACACGCCTCGGAACGGTGGCCTTTGCAGCTCATCAAGTGGCAGTCAGCGCAGAATCCATGTCTTTTATGCCTGGATACGGATTTGCAGTTGCGGCATCAACCCTTGCAGGACAGAATCTGGGGGCCCGGCAGCCGGAGGAAGCAGAAAGAAGCGCAATTGCTTCTCTAAAGCTTGCATTGATATTAATGAGTGGTGTCGGCTTGGTTTTTCTGATATTTTCCCACCAACTGATGAGTTTGTTTACAAGCATAGACGAAGTTAAAAATCTGGCAGCTGCCTGTATAAGAGTCGCAGCTTTCGAACAGCCGACTTTAGCAGTTTCGATGGTTTTAGGCGGTGCCCTAAGAGGAGCCGGAGATACACCCGGAACTTTTAAAGTCGGTCTTATAGGAACATGGCTTGTGCGGTTACCTTTAATTTTCGCAGTGGTGTTTATATTTAAAAAGACAGTAATATATGTTTGGGTGGCAACCGTTATCCAATTTGTTGTGGAAGCCGGTTTGATGTACCTAAGATTTAGAAAAGGACACTGGAAAAAGATAGCAATTTGA
- a CDS encoding ornithine--oxo-acid transaminase, which yields MSKSKEIIEITEKYSAHNYNPLPVVICEGKGVWVKDLDGNKYMDMLSAYSAVGQGHCHPKIIAALKEQADKVTLTSRAFHNDKFGPFCQKVATIAGKDMVLPMNTGAEAVETAIKAARRWSYDVKKLPENSAEIIVCEGNFHGRTTTIISFSSEEEYKRGFGPFTPGFKIIPYGDLDALKAAITPNTAAFLVEPIQGEAGINVPYDGYLKDAYEVCKQNNVLFVADEIQTGLGRTGKMFACDWENVVPDIYILGKALGGGVAPVSAVVADEEILGLFEPGSHGSTFGGNPLACACAIAALEVIEEENLVQRSLEMGEYFMGKLREIKNPLIKEIRGKGLLIGLELNGKARPYCEKLMEKGLLCKDTHEAVIRFAPPLIITKDEIDWAMERIKAVLNDNA from the coding sequence ATGTCTAAAAGTAAAGAAATTATTGAGATAACCGAAAAATACAGCGCCCATAACTATAACCCACTGCCCGTAGTAATTTGCGAAGGTAAGGGAGTCTGGGTGAAAGATTTGGATGGCAACAAATATATGGATATGCTCAGCGCTTATTCGGCAGTAGGGCAGGGTCACTGCCATCCGAAAATTATTGCTGCCCTTAAAGAACAAGCCGATAAAGTCACATTAACATCAAGAGCTTTCCATAATGATAAATTCGGGCCATTTTGTCAAAAGGTTGCAACGATTGCCGGCAAAGATATGGTTTTGCCTATGAATACAGGGGCCGAAGCTGTTGAAACTGCTATTAAGGCTGCCAGGCGGTGGTCTTATGACGTAAAAAAACTGCCCGAAAATTCCGCAGAAATTATTGTATGTGAAGGAAATTTTCACGGCCGCACAACTACTATAATATCTTTTTCATCCGAAGAAGAATATAAGAGGGGTTTCGGGCCGTTTACTCCGGGCTTTAAGATTATACCGTATGGCGATTTAGATGCTCTTAAAGCGGCTATTACTCCAAATACAGCAGCTTTTTTAGTCGAACCTATTCAAGGTGAGGCAGGAATTAATGTGCCCTATGACGGTTACTTAAAAGATGCTTATGAAGTTTGCAAACAAAACAATGTACTTTTTGTTGCTGATGAAATTCAGACAGGCCTTGGCCGAACAGGCAAAATGTTTGCATGTGACTGGGAAAATGTGGTTCCGGACATTTATATACTCGGTAAAGCACTAGGCGGTGGAGTAGCGCCTGTATCTGCTGTTGTAGCAGACGAAGAAATTTTAGGCCTTTTTGAGCCGGGCTCTCACGGTTCAACCTTTGGAGGAAATCCATTGGCTTGTGCTTGTGCCATTGCGGCCTTGGAAGTTATTGAAGAAGAAAATTTGGTCCAGCGTTCTCTTGAAATGGGCGAATATTTTATGGGTAAACTCAGGGAGATTAAAAATCCGCTTATAAAAGAAATTCGCGGAAAAGGTCTGTTGATTGGTTTAGAGCTTAACGGAAAGGCTCGTCCATATTGTGAAAAGTTAATGGAAAAAGGTCTTCTTTGCAAAGATACTCATGAAGCAGTTATACGATTTGCTCCGCCACTTATAATCACAAAAGATGAAATCGATTGGGCAATGGAAAGAATAAAAGCAGTCCTTAACGATAACGCATAA
- the rbr gene encoding rubrerythrin produces MELKDLKGTKTEKNLMEGFAGESQARNKYTYFASVARKEGYEQIAAIFEETANNEKEHAKLWFKALNGIGNTAENLRHAAEGENYEWTDMYARFAKEAEEEGFTELAAKFRMVANIEKSHEERYRKLLDNVEMKKVFEKAGETMWVCRNCGHIVIGKKAPEICPVCEHPQAFFEVRCENY; encoded by the coding sequence ATGGAACTTAAAGACCTTAAAGGCACAAAAACTGAGAAAAACTTAATGGAAGGATTTGCAGGAGAATCTCAAGCAAGAAATAAATATACTTATTTTGCATCTGTTGCAAGAAAAGAAGGCTATGAGCAGATTGCAGCGATTTTTGAAGAAACAGCGAATAATGAAAAAGAGCACGCAAAGCTGTGGTTTAAAGCACTTAACGGTATAGGTAATACAGCCGAAAATCTTCGCCATGCAGCTGAAGGCGAAAATTATGAATGGACCGATATGTATGCACGTTTTGCTAAAGAAGCTGAAGAAGAAGGTTTTACAGAACTTGCGGCAAAATTTAGGATGGTTGCAAACATCGAAAAATCCCACGAGGAGAGATATCGCAAGCTTCTCGATAATGTCGAAATGAAAAAGGTTTTCGAAAAAGCAGGAGAGACAATGTGGGTTTGCAGGAACTGCGGCCATATTGTAATTGGCAAAAAAGCTCCGGAGATTTGCCCCGTATGTGAGCATCCACAGGCCTTCTTTGAAGTCAGATGCGAAAATTATTAA